In a genomic window of Homo sapiens chromosome 22, GRCh38.p14 Primary Assembly:
- the TSPO gene encoding translocator protein isoform X1 produces the protein MAPPWVPAMGFTLAPSLGCFVGSRFVHGEGLRWYAGLQKPSWHPPHWVLGPVWGTLYSAMGYGSYLVWKELGGFTEKAVVPLGLYTGQLALNWAWPPIFFGARQMGWALVDLLLVSGAAAATTVAWYQVSPLAARLLYPYLAWLAFTTTLNYCVWRDNHGWRGGRRLPE, from the exons atGGCCCCGCCCTGGGTGCCCGCCATGGGCTTCACGCTGGCGCCCAGCCTGGGGTGCTTCGTGGGCTCCCGCTTTGTCCACGGCGAGGGTCTCCGCTGGTACGCCGGCCTGCAGAAGCCCTCGTGGCACCCGCCCCACTGGGTGCTGGGCCCTGTCTGGGGCACGCTCTACTCAGCCATGGG GTACGGCTCCTACCTGGTCTGGAAAGAGCTGGGAGGCTTCACAGAGAAGGCTGTGGTTCCCCTGGGCCTCTACACTGGGCAGCTGGCCCTGAACTGGGCATGGCCCCCCATCTTCTTTGGTGCCCGACAAATGGGCTGG GCCTTGGTGGATCTCCTGCTGGTCAGTGGGGCGGCGGCAGCCACTACCGTGGCCTGGTACCAGGTGAGCCCGCTGGCCGCCCGCCTGCTCTACCCCTACCTGGCCTGGCTGGCCTTCACGACCACACTCAACTACTGCGTATGGCGGGACAACCATGGCTGGCGTGGGGGACGGCGGCTGCCAGAGTGA